The genomic region ATTGACAAATATCACGGGCGTCCCTAAGGCCAAACAGGGCAAGGCACAATGTATTCGTGAAGTAATGACCAGTTTTGCTCTTGCATATTTATCCAAAAGCTCCTCGGCCATCTTAAATTTTTCCTCATCCGAGTATGTGTTTGAAGGCGGTTCCTGATTCACGAATTCAGCCGATTCCAAAAGCGCTGCGCTTATAAATTTCTTTAAATGTCTTTTCTTTTTTCCCAGTAAAAAGGCTTTGCCGTTTAAAATATTCTTAACCGTGTGCTTGGCGTTATAAAATATTTTTTCCGGTCTTGGATAGCTGTATAGGGGATCAACGATGTATACATTGTCTCCCCGTTCGGAATCGTCTACCTTATAGGAATCCAAGGTTAAGGTAAGGCATCCCGTAAAATAGGCATCAATTCCCTTGTTGTTCAAAGTATCGGCTGTAAATTGATCCCTACAACCAATGGGCCCATGCTTTTTCAAATAGGCAATGCCTTTTTCGCTTAGCATAAAAGGGGCTGCGGTATTGTTCATATGAAAGGAAACAAAAATGGGGTCAATATCTTCCGAAGGCACCCAATTATGAATGTTATGGGTAAACCAACCGTTCATAATCAGTTTAACCTTTTCCCCTTTATATTCCCCAAGCTTTTCACGATTCAAAAAAATATCTACCTGAGGTAAAAACTGCTTGGCAGCCAAACTTTGTACATTGTCACCTACGTTAAAGAAATTTTTATTCTCGTCGTAGGTCAATAAACCATATTTCATATGTTCTAATTTATCTTTTATCGTTTAAGTCTTTTGTATAACTTGTACATACCGGAAAACTTGTTTCTCAACAAAAATTTCATATTTTTTTTCTCGGTTTGCGGATTATCTATTTTTTCTTGTAAAATCGTATCTATTTTACCGTTGGCGATTTCTCTTAAACGCTGCAGTTCTAATGTTGTATCCTTAAAAGTAAACGGTTCCTCCGCGTTTTTGGCTTTTTGCATCAACTCCCACCAAAAATATTGCATCCCCACGCTGGCGCCTCCACGATCGAGCACTTTGTACATTTCATCGTAAAATGTCCCATCTACCGCAAAACCATAATTATTTGGGTTTTCCCCGGCCAAGACCAAACCAAGGATAGTACGGTAACACTTTTCACAATTACTGCAATTAAAATCGGTATTTCTTTCCGAATAACAAACCCGAAGTCGAAAAGCGGTGCCTTTCTCTTTCCTGAAATTGGCTATTAAATCTACTTTATCCTGCCGTTTAAGCTCGTAACCATCATGTTTTACCTGTAAGCCCGCCCAACTGATTTTTTCGTCAATATCGGGAGTGGATCCCCAGGCCACCGCAACTTGCTCGGTATATGACGAGGCAATACACAAAGTATCATAACCCTTCAAATAAGAAACTGGGGCTACCGAACCTATTAATGAAAGCCCATGCTGAACCTTTCCCCACCAGCCTATATCTTTCAACAACAACTCCACTTGGTACGTGTAAAAGGCCCTTACGTTGGATTCTATGTATATTTTTTGGTTTTGCTCCAATAATTTTTCATTTTCGATAAAACCCGTAAAATCGTTCCATTGCGTTTTGTCCTCTATTGACATATCTGCGCCAAGAATGGTAATGAGGTCTGGGCTTTGGTCAAAATACCTGATGTAGGTGGCATAGGCATCTACGCCACCGCTGAAAAGCATGGCGGTATTGGTGACATTGTTTTTTTTATTGATCGAATTTTCAATTTCCTTTCGAAAGCTCAACTTGCCACCCAAATTATAGTTTGGGTACTGTTCGGCAAATTGTTTTTTGACCGATTCTACACTATTTGCAAAGCCTTTATCGATTTCCCCTACTCTAATTTCAAAATCACCAAACCATGATATAGGAAGAACGTTGCATAAAAAAGGAATTACCGCAATACTTTCGGGAACACCTGATACATTTTCTTCATATTTAATATAAAACGGATTCTTTTTATCAAAGAATTTTTTGCAATTGGCAGAAGTAGAATACTTGTAATCAATTCTTTTGCCACCGTCTTTAAAATCAATAGTATCAAGTACCAGCATTATGCATTTACTTTTAATTTATTAAAAAGGGGGGACAAGGTTTTTTTCATTAATTGCTTTTCAAAACGTATGGTTCCCAATGTAAACATCAACAGGATGTATACGGCACTATACAAGACCGCCTTTATAATAAAATTCAACCAACCTTGACCAGGCACCATATTTATTGCATACCCGATAATCAAAGTCAAAACGAACACGGGTAAAGTTTTGTGCAATAACTCTTTAAAGAAACGTAATATATTGATTTGTATTACTTTGTGGTAGTAATAATTCATCACATTCTGTACTACCACCCAACCGGCTACAGATCCGGAAATCATACCAACGGCACCATAGGTTTTTGCCAAGAAACCGCCAAGCACGGTACCTAAAATCAAAAAAACAAGATAGATGATAGCTTTGAACGACAGTTTGTTCCTAGCTTCGAGTATTGAATTACCAAAACCTTGTACCAAGGGGAGCGTGTACGCAAACATGATTATTAGGGCTATTAGCCAAGAATTATGATAAGACTCGCCCACCCATAAATACACGAATTGCTTACCGTACAAAAGAAAAGCCCCCAAAATATACATTAGCGCAATGAATGATAACCTACCTATCTTTATCATCATGTCGGTCAATTGTTCCGGGGTAGCATTATGCACTGTCATTTGGGTAGCCCTTGGTAGGAAAACACCCGAGATTGCTGTTGAAAAAGCGCCGTAATACGTACCAAGCATAACACCAACGGCAAAAATAGCTACTGTTACAGGATTAGCCACTATACCGAGCACCATTTGCCCTACTCTCCATTGAAATTGACCTACCAGTACGAAAATAAAAATCCAAATGGAGTAACCGAAAATTTTTCTTAAAAGCCTTTTGTTAAAGTCATGAAGCTTGAATTTGACTTTTAGATTCCTGAAAACATAAACCATCATTATAGTGATGAATATGACATTGAGCGATACATCCAGTATTACCATAGAAACCGCATCACCGCCCAAAAGCAAAACCCCGACCACGAGCAAAGACCTCAATACATAACGAATAATCTTCGTCATTTTAGGAAACACAAATTTTTCATACCCAAAACAAACACCATCAAAAACACCCGCAGGAAGAACAATTGCCAAAGAAACTATGAGTATGGCAAACATTATTTTTGCACTCTCCATTTGTTTTGGGTTCAACGAGTTTTCAAATATTGAGTCTATATTGAAGTAACAAATCGTACCAACAATAATTACCAATGTTGATATCACTGCATAAATAATCATGGTCGTGGCCAAAAAATTCTCTTCTCCTTCTTTATCCTTTTCCGCCCTATATTTTGCTACAAAACGAACCACGGTATTTGTGAGACCAAAGTCCAACACGGCAATATAACCTACAAAGGCACCTATGAGCGTATACAGCCCATATTCTGCATCACCCAATTGTTTTATGATGAATGGGGTAAGAAACAACCCTACTACATTTGTTAATATAATGGTAGTATAGTTAAGAAAAGCACCTTTTTTAAGTTGACTCAATTTTAATTATTTAGTGGATATTTGGGATTTTATAGGCGTCCATTCACCTTTTCCTCAAGTATGCCCTTAACATCATAAACAATACCCTCGGGCAATACTAAATCTGACAACTGCAACTTTAAAAATTCTTTATGTGCCACTGTTAAAATAACAGCATCAAACTTTGTTTGCGGTAATTTTTGAGTTGTTTCAAGTTTATACTCGT from Costertonia aggregata harbors:
- a CDS encoding lipopolysaccharide biosynthesis protein, with the protein product MSQLKKGAFLNYTTIILTNVVGLFLTPFIIKQLGDAEYGLYTLIGAFVGYIAVLDFGLTNTVVRFVAKYRAEKDKEGEENFLATTMIIYAVISTLVIIVGTICYFNIDSIFENSLNPKQMESAKIMFAILIVSLAIVLPAGVFDGVCFGYEKFVFPKMTKIIRYVLRSLLVVGVLLLGGDAVSMVILDVSLNVIFITIMMVYVFRNLKVKFKLHDFNKRLLRKIFGYSIWIFIFVLVGQFQWRVGQMVLGIVANPVTVAIFAVGVMLGTYYGAFSTAISGVFLPRATQMTVHNATPEQLTDMMIKIGRLSFIALMYILGAFLLYGKQFVYLWVGESYHNSWLIALIIMFAYTLPLVQGFGNSILEARNKLSFKAIIYLVFLILGTVLGGFLAKTYGAVGMISGSVAGWVVVQNVMNYYYHKVIQINILRFFKELLHKTLPVFVLTLIIGYAINMVPGQGWLNFIIKAVLYSAVYILLMFTLGTIRFEKQLMKKTLSPLFNKLKVNA
- a CDS encoding polysaccharide pyruvyl transferase family protein, with protein sequence MKYGLLTYDENKNFFNVGDNVQSLAAKQFLPQVDIFLNREKLGEYKGEKVKLIMNGWFTHNIHNWVPSEDIDPIFVSFHMNNTAAPFMLSEKGIAYLKKHGPIGCRDQFTADTLNNKGIDAYFTGCLTLTLDSYKVDDSERGDNVYIVDPLYSYPRPEKIFYNAKHTVKNILNGKAFLLGKKKRHLKKFISAALLESAEFVNQEPPSNTYSDEEKFKMAEELLDKYARAKLVITSRIHCALPCLALGTPVIFVNGFDSFVDSCRFEGILELFNRVDINSTTGEFTSNFDLNGKIDADTKVKNLEKHHDLANALKEKVRARI